A segment of the Mugil cephalus isolate CIBA_MC_2020 chromosome 13, CIBA_Mcephalus_1.1, whole genome shotgun sequence genome:
AGCATTAACATGAAGCCGAGAAGACGTCATAACCTACTAAAGTGTTACATACAAAACAGTACAAAGAGTTTTTTGAGagaggaatatatatatatatataagaaaagaaTGTAGCAGAATGTCGGGGGACGATGGAACAAATGAGAAGCgcgtttctatttatttatactgaaaCTAAATCAAAACCAGTTAATTCGGCAGATGTGAAAGTAATAATACTCTAGTAACTAGTAATACTCATACTTTCCTATACAGAATCATAGCAGTGACACAACCTATAATCTAAGCCGAAACTTTCAAGCTCAAAGTCTGTTAGTTTCGGTTTGAGGAGCGTAAATTCTTTCCCAACAGTTCCCAGATGTGTCTGAAAGTTAAGCCAAAAGCTGTACTTCCTACAAAGGGCGGTCTCAATATACTGTGAAGGCCCCATGACAGGATAGTTCATCACTCCCAACCTCCCACAAGGAAGCTGCGATTCTGGGGATAAAGCCCTCGGGCTCTGTTCCATTCTGGGACTGGTGCCACGGTGTTCAGATTGAAAATTAAATCATAAGAGGACGCCAGGTTTGCCGGATTTGTATTCACATGTATTCATGTGAAATACATCACATTAGAGGGGAAAGTCCACACTGCTGGGTTATATTTTTCACCATCCCCGTTGAGGCATGTGCATATTATGCCGTGATaatagacacaaaaaaagggCCTGCTATTGCACAACTAGTGAGGGACAATAGAAACACTGCTACGCCTCAAAACAAGGTAATATGATAAGAATGTACAGAGGAGATGTGTGTAGAAAGCCCAAGTTAAGAtcatttatgtatgtatatatattataattatgtTAAGACACCATATGTCATTAACATTACTGAATTCTTGTAGTTAGTGTTATGAAATAGATGCCACTGCCACAGTCATCTACTATCAGGGaagtaatgataaaaataaaatactcaaGTTCATCACCTAAACTTGTTGGTATTATTTATCTTGTGTTGCATTTCTGATAAAGCCTATTTTTATTcccataattattattaattgttgAACAAACTGCCAAACATTGTCTTTTAAATTCTCTCATGCTAGATACTAGAAATTACTAGCAGTGGAATTTTTCCACTCACTACGCCATGCTGTCTTTCCTGTGATATCTTCTAAGAAATTGTATTTTGCAGACAGTGCatgactttaaatgtaaattagagCTACCTTTGGGACCCCAAAACTACAAACCTTTATTTCAATTAActgtataattattatttatgcacacTAGAATAGATAGAAAGGCAGAAAGTAACTACATTTATTGGATCATATAATCGATGCATCTCTTGATACGTCACAGCTCAATAACCTTTTCGAAACAAAGCTACTGTTAAAAATGATTCAGATTACAAAAGGTGTAATTAAACAGGCCAGTAACACTGTTAAACTTAGTTTCATCACATCCAAAAGGAGGCCCTGTGTTTTCTGAGTGACAGCACGTGTTGCTGGTAcgcatacatttttatatacgtTTTAAATGAACTCCTTCACTCCTCACTGGAAAGTTACTTTGAAGATCCATTTGTCCTCCATAGCCATCATTTGCCCCCCTCTTCCCACGAAAAGAAACTTTGAAGTAACAACCCTGAAATCACATCCTCCTGGCGCCCGCCCACTATTTGATTGACAGTGGATATTAGCCAATAACAAGTGACTATGAATTAACAGGAAGCAAACCGTCCACTTTCATTGGCTGCTACAAGCGGTCAGTCAGTGACGTACTACATCCAACCAACCAATGAGTAGATAGCGTTTTGTAGAGGATGAGCAACAGGCTCCTGCTGAGTGTAGCACAACGGCCATCAGATCACCGTTTATGGTTACACTCCATTATTATTGAGAAGTCTTTATGGACTAGTTTAGCCTCTTATTGTTAAACAGGGATTGggtagcaaaaaaataataacatacaACAAGTTTTTTGTGTTATAGAGTAGCCTGATTTGTTCGAGTCCGTGGCATGGATGAGGTGGGGCCTAACAGTGGTGCTCAAGCCCACGGGCTGGTGGCCGTGTTTCCTCCAGGACTACAGGCTATCTATGGGGAATGTCGGCGGCTTTATCCCGAGCAGGCCAACCCGCTTCAAGTCACGGCCATTGTAAAATACTGGTAGGTAACGAGGTGTACAGGCGCTGGTCTGGCATGTGTGTAGATAAAGAGTTTGTGGTTTGTCGTATGAGTTTATACAGTTAGCCCAGAGGTAgcttagcttcctagctaacgTTAACGTTTCAGCTAATGTAACATCCAGGAGCCACTGCAACTAGCTGTAAGTCAGAGAGTTTTAgcatttaaatgtgatgaaaCGAGTTGAAACACAAACGCATGTTGCTATGTCTTTGTGTAATTATAGCATCTCATGTAAGACCTCACTTGGGTGGGCTAAAGTGTAAACGCGTTGTCCAATGACAacaactaaacaacaacaataactttttttcccactcctgacattttttaatttaatcttacAGGTTGGGAGGGCCCGACCCGTTAGACTACATCAGTATGTACAGGAACATGGGCTGTCCAGCTCAGGATGTCCAGGAGCACTGGCACTACGTTAGCTTTGGATTGAGTGACCTGTATGGGGATAATCGAGTTCATGAGTAAGTACACTTAAGTCACTACCTGACTCCATCACCAACAGTCTGAAAGGGCGGACAAAGAGCCCGTCTActttccattttattatttttagattgggaacaatttaaaaaaacattacatataATCAAATATTTGCTCTCACCGGGATCCCTTTCAGAGTGGCCCACCTACTGAACTTAATGACCTTCTGttatttgactgttttttgATCTTTGCAAGCTGTGATTGTTCACAGCCCTCATACATAGAAGAACAAAAAGCACAATTgctgatgttttgtttattcagtttctcactgtgtgtgtgtgtgtgtgtgtgtcagatttaCAGGGGCAGACGGACCTAGTGGGTTTGGCTTTGAGCTCACATTCAGACTCAAAAGAGAGGTGGGGGAGACGGCACCTCCAACATGGCCAGCTGAACTCATGCAGGGCTTGGCTCGCTATGTGTTCCAGTCCGGTAAGAGCACAAAGCAACGTGTATTCATGTATGTATGGAGTGAGCTCCTGGTGAAACACCTTCAGATTACGTATTTAGGACTTGCCAAAGCAAGTCGTTGATTCTCGTGGTTGTGTCAATTAACACATAGTTATATTACAAATGTAACTCTTTCTCTGTCGACTGTTTTTGCAGAAAAGTTGATGGAAATCTCCTCATTATATGTTTTATGGGCTCCTACTACAGGAAGTTTTGGTACTGTCATGAAAACCTATGGAGAAGTTTTGTCTGTACCTTGCTCTTGAGATTATCTGGTGACTGGGGATTTACATACTTACTCCTAAATCTCCACTCTGGGGCCACTCTGATTAACATCAAACATGTCTATATGAATAGGGAGCAACTGACGTTAAACATTCAAGCCCCTCAGGCTAACATAAACCACCATACTACTGTTACTGCAGATTTAAAGACTATACTTGGTAGTATCAAAAAATATTAGGACCACGGTTAAAATCTATCCTCCAGTTCTTGCTGAATTCCACACTTGCTTTGCCATCTGCCTTTTTTCTCACTCCAGAGTATGACAAAGTTACACCAAGTTGTAACACCactgtttccattttgtttACATCTCTTTCCCTGTGAGATCACTCGAGGGGGTGCATGCAGTGCCGATCTGATAAgataatctaaataatatctTGGATTGTGTGTTGCCCCGTGTTTGGAATTGACCGGTTGAATATCTGTAAAGTTTCTCCTTAAGTGTGTGATGCAACCTCATTTCAAAACTCCAGTTTTCTGAGCTCAGAATTAGACATTTTCAAGGCAGAATTAATCAAAACGACTTTAAGGAAGCCCCACTGTCAGAGTAGGAGTAGTGATTTGTGATGTCGCTTAGTTACGGTTTGTTAGAAGTCTAGTAAATGATTTATCTGCATACGATTTGATGGAACAACTCTCCTTAGACTGTGGTTGAATGAGAAGAATGTGCTCTTTGTGAAGGTAACTTTCAGTTCCAGTGAATGTAAACATGGCTTAATAGAATAGTCTGCTTtgttcatcagtttggggtttaGGACACATCATTTGTGTTTGCCTGAGCACTGCTTATTAACAAGAAGGCTATTTTTCCTTTCCAGCTCTTGTTGGATTGTTTTGATGAATGTCAAACAAGACCATTTTTTGCAGTATGAAAATATACTTGTCATATAACAGTTGTACACAGTGTTAGGCTCTTTAAATCCCCCAGtgttgtatgttgtgtgtgCGGCTGACAAGGGAGGGGGGCacgcaaaaaataaaaccagtgagaaggagaagatgattATTCACTGcgagctctcctctccacccaGCCCTACTGTGCTTTCCAGCTGGGGTCAATTTGCGTGTGGGTGGGCTGGCCCCTGACTAAATGAATGCTGATTCCTGGCCATCTTCTCCTACAGTGAATGTGAACTGCGTGCATTCTACCTCCCAAGCAGATGGATTTACTTTCACGGAAGTTTAGtttccctgcttttttttttttttttttttagatttcctGCTTTTTATTCCTAaagtttttctctctctctgtcacttcACGTTCTTACTGATGTGTGTCACCTTTTCTTCTCTGCCACGTTaactttccttcagtttttctgtttgttcaaaCAATGAAAAGTGAGAAAGTAGGACGGTTTCCCGCTGGTGGCTGAACGTACACACCCAAATGCAGTTGACGAACACTGATGATAGAGTGTTCATTCTAGACCACTTAACACAGCATGTTTTATTGTACTTTAAAAACCATTATcatctctgttgttttttttttttttttttccctctcctttccagaaaacacattttgtagCGGGGACCACGTGTCATGGCACAGTCCACTGGACAACAGTGAATCTCGTATCCAGCACATGTTGCTAACAGAAGACCCGCAGATGCTACCGGTTCAAACTCCGTTCGGCACACTGAGCTTTCTCCAGGTGAGGTCAAATATTCATAGTCGCACATACACATCTTTTGGAAACTTTTCTCCCTCGACTATGTTTTTGTAGACATATTGGAGACCTTAACCATGAGAGATGACAATGACAGTAGCCCAGGTGCTTAATATCAATGGCAGGACAAAGCAAGACACGGACATTAATAGAGGTACTGAGACATTCCCAGTAGTTTGCCTAAAAACCAATAGAGTTAGAGTTTACACAACTGGGAGACTTTGCTCTTGTTGtaattgtgtatatatatatatatataagtaagCGCAAGAATCATCGCTGTGAAAGTAGTTAGACAATGGAGACTGCCGTATCATGATATGCATTTTCTCTTATAGATTGTGGGTGTATgtacagaggagctgcaggcggCCCAACAGTGGAACGGCCAAGGAATCCTGGAGCTGATGCGCGGAATCCGAGTGTGAGTACAACTGTGTAACAGATGGCCTTTTAGGATCTTATGTGTGGCCATTTTAAGTTTCATGTTGTTGCCTGTAGCTCGTTACGTACTCCGTGAGAAGTTTGTTCACACAGCCCTCGTCGGAGAGTTCTTTGAGGTTGTTCTCAAAACATCCACTGGGCGGAACTCAAGATAATCATGATCATGATGATGAATCATGATAATAAATGCGAGTCTGATGTGTGACAGCTATGATTTAAATTAGTAGTGAACTGGATtttgtgtgaataaaaaataagttaattttCTTTGGATACCCATAAAGCCTTTTTACTGTGATCAGTTAAGTAATACAAACCAGATGTACAATGTTTGTATGGTTGAAGCTTACGTTCAGGAATCAGAATTAGTCTTTTCAAGTATTAATGTTATCTTCAATTACTCAGTCACTGGGCTGAGTTTTTGTGTCGAGTCCAGTTTACACTGGCAAATTGTTGGCAGCCAGAGAAGTGTGCAGCTACTTGTTCATTTATTAACGTTGTGTGTTAAACTTGAAGTTAACGCTAATGTGTGTCCTGTGTGCAGAGCTGGAGGCCCCTGGCTGATCACAGacatgaggagaggggagacCATCTTTGACATCGATCCTCACCTACAAGTAAGGCTTTATTAAATACTGCACAGTTAGCTCAGCACACTGTACTGTTTTCATCCACAATCACAAGTGGAAACGGGTCCGTTATTTGCCCTAAATATTAGAAGCACACTCATCCTCACAACGTTACTTAGTGAAGGTTGTACAGGTTTCGCttgttttagaaaatgttttatggGGACTAGTGTTAATGATTGCGTATATGTCTTGCTCATCTAAGCAGGACAGAGTGGACCAAGGCATTGAGACAGAGGGCTCTAACCTGAGCGGGGTCAGCGCCAAGTGTGTGTGGGATGATCTGAGTCGACCgccagaggacgaggaggacagtCGTTCCATTTGCATAGGATCGCAGCCACGCAGGCTCTCAGACAAAGGCATGCCAACTCCCAAAGGAGCAAAAAGAGTCAATCAGATcccaaaaaatttaaaatgtctctgtttTCATGAAGTAATTGTTTGCTCgtctttgtgcatttgttaACAGACACGGAGCAGATAAGGGAGACCCTGAGGAAAGGACTGGAGTTTAACAGCAAGGCAGCGCTACCACCTATCAGCAGCCAGAGACAGGGGCACGAGAGGCCTCAGTGAGTGTTCCTCCTACGCACACGCTAGCATGGGTTCAGGGGCCACACCAGGACAACTCCTCCACCGAGTGCAGTGACTCACGTTCGCACTGGCTCCTCAACTGATATCTCTATTGTTTCTTAGCTACCAGCATATTATGGTTACTCGGTTGTTACTTTTCTGTGGAATTTGTTACGTCTTCTGCAGAGTCAGGTAACAGTCAGAGCAGGAGTTGCGCAATCTGCGTATGTGCATTCCCGTTTTCCGAGGCCAGGGAGCTGTCATTTCCTTAACGGCAGCTGTTTTTAATGGCatcctttcttttgtttgtctgttttctcagAAGCCGGAAGGACAGTTTGGAGAGCGAGAGCTCGGCCGCCATTGTTCCTCACGAGCTTGTTCGAACGCGGCAGCTGGAAAGCGTCCATCTGAAATTCAACCAAGAGTCAGGCACGCTGCTGCCCCTCTGCCTGCGGTACTCTACCATTTCCTCTCAGTACTATGCCCATATAtgaaatgtatctttttttaGGAATGTTTGTGAGACAGGGAGATAAGAGTAGTCCAAACATTTATATTGAAGACATGGCAGAATGtcttaagaaaaacacagatgacacCAGTTTCTCAGACATGGAACGGGGACTGTCTGTGGGTAACCCCCCAAGCTCTGGTTGAGCCTCTGCCCACGGGGACGTTCACGCCACTTCAAAGTCAGAGGAAAATGACGATAGCCAGTTCTTACTGTGTTCTATTTAAAGTTAATGGGTAAACTTGAGATGAATATCATAAGGTAGATTTAGTTTCAGAAAGCAGTTTACGTTGATGTTGGATAAACACttatctgccacaacattaaaactgatgTAATGTTCTTTTGGGAAACCTAGCTGCTGGCATTTATATGGATGTTGCTTTGAGCTTGCGCAGACTAAGCTGATCCCCATGGCAACAGCAAGGGGGTGTTCCTTGCATCCTGGTAACATCTTTTCCCCAGCTAAGAGACGCACTTGTACTTGCCACACAAGACAGAACCTGATGGAACAGACCAGGCCATTGCTCAGTGGTCCCCTCTAATGCTCACATGTCCTTTGTAGACACTTTAGGTGGTGAACAGGGGTCAGCACCCTGACAGGTCCCCACAGGCTGCACTTTGGGAGTCATCTAGACATCTAATTTTGCCCATTTCATAGTCGTTCAAATCCTTAAACGTGCCTATTTATTCACCGTCTAATAATCAACCTTATGGATAAATGTTGCAGCCTAATATATCCCACTTACAGTAAGATAATAAGTCTCATTCACTTCACTTGTGATTATGATGGAAGATGATTTAGTAGGACCCAAGACCAAGACATTTTGAACTACACGTGATTGTCCAACATGATAAATCCAACAGTAAAGTCGTCTTCATTCCGTATTGACTTAACACACGGCAATGTATGTAGGACATCCACAGCCTCGGAAAGGAACATGATCTGCCTTCtgtgaaaagcaaaaataaccCATGTACTGACACAAGGAGACAGTTATTGCATTACATGCTCTGGTgacaaaacaaatggcaaagCTGCACTGTGACGCAGCAGTTTGGATGATCGCAACATTTGGGTTTTGGCTTTCTTTGAAATACACACCTGGGCCTGGATATCGGTTCACAAAATACGATCTAAGACATTACTATCAACTCTATCTGGTGATGGCTACTTGGCACGGGCAGGCCAATGAacctgtttgtctttcatttttaaacttaattGGTTTGTTGAGAGAAGCTTTTGTGTGACATGTTGAAATGTGGGAACAACGTGTAAAGACTGGTATGAAAGTGTGGTTATATAAAATGTTTCCTGCAAAACATATAAGTCAGTCATATTTGAACGCTTTCAGATAACAAAAAGCCATTAGTTagcacattgttttttttattgatattgaaaCAGTAAGTCAAAACATGAGTTAGGCacttatgctattaggctaacgatatttCTGCCTTAATATATTGTTTTGAATTCGAATCATTTAATTACCCATCTTTTTCTTGGTAGATGTCTCTGTTCTGTAGCATCAAGCCACTGTGTGTGAGATGCAGATGCAaatatctgttttgtttttttttttactttatttattacaaaacatgttttttccaAATCTGTGCGACCCATGGAGACAATTTTGTTAATAATCTAATTTGCTCAAAGTTTCCAGTGAGTCCAGTCTGATGTATAAATGTGAACTTTTAAAAGCTGGCTAGaaaatttcaccaaaaaaaaaaaagatcaaacgATAAATCGCTTCTGTACATGTAATTAAACttactttttatcttttgcAGGGGCCGACTGCTTCATGGGAGACACTTCACTTATAAAAGTATCAACGGAGACACAGCCATTACATTTGTGTCCACGGGAGTTGAAGGAGCGTTTGCTACTGAAGAGCACCCGTACGCAGCCCACGGCCCCTGGCTTCaggtacacgcacacacacacacacacacacacacactctttagATTTTCATGTTGTCTgtttatatttaacacatttatctgaatcatcctctgtctctgtgcagATATTATTGACTGAAGAGTTTGTGGAGCAAATGCTTGGGGATTTACAGGAACTGAACACTCGTGAGGAGGCAAGTATAGATGCCTTTGTTTCcacttttacttttagtttGATCTTGTTCAATTGCCCGCCTGTTTTACCTTGTGCGTCCTTTCTCTTTGCATAGACAAAGTTACCAAAGGAGTACAGTTGGCCAGAAAAGAAGCTGAAGATCTccgtgttaccagactctgTGTTTGACAATCCCCTGCAATGAGACGAAGAAATGGTTACATGCCAAATAAAAACACCCGCAGACACACAC
Coding sequences within it:
- the sufu gene encoding suppressor of fused homolog isoform X2 produces the protein MDEVGPNSGAQAHGLVAVFPPGLQAIYGECRRLYPEQANPLQVTAIVKYWLGGPDPLDYISMYRNMGCPAQDVQEHWHYVSFGLSDLYGDNRVHEFTGADGPSGFGFELTFRLKREVGETAPPTWPAELMQGLARYVFQSENTFCSGDHVSWHSPLDNSESRIQHMLLTEDPQMLPVQTPFGTLSFLQIVGVCTEELQAAQQWNGQGILELMRGIRVAGGPWLITDMRRGETIFDIDPHLQDRVDQGIETEGSNLSGVSAKCVWDDLSRPPEDEEDSRSICIGSQPRRLSDKDTEQIRETLRKGLEFNSKAALPPISSQRQGHERPQSRKDSLESESSAAIVPHELVRTRQLESVHLKFNQESGTLLPLCLRGRLLHGRHFTYKSINGDTAITFVSTGVEGAFATEEHPYAAHGPWLQILLTEEFVEQMLGDLQELNTREETKLPKEYSWPEKKLKISVLPDSVFDNPLQ
- the sufu gene encoding suppressor of fused homolog isoform X1, which translates into the protein MDEVGPNSGAQAHGLVAVFPPGLQAIYGECRRLYPEQANPLQVTAIVKYWLGGPDPLDYISMYRNMGCPAQDVQEHWHYVSFGLSDLYGDNRVHEFTGADGPSGFGFELTFRLKREVGETAPPTWPAELMQGLARYVFQSENTFCSGDHVSWHSPLDNSESRIQHMLLTEDPQMLPVQTPFGTLSFLQIVGVCTEELQAAQQWNGQGILELMRGIRVAGGPWLITDMRRGETIFDIDPHLQQDRVDQGIETEGSNLSGVSAKCVWDDLSRPPEDEEDSRSICIGSQPRRLSDKDTEQIRETLRKGLEFNSKAALPPISSQRQGHERPQSRKDSLESESSAAIVPHELVRTRQLESVHLKFNQESGTLLPLCLRGRLLHGRHFTYKSINGDTAITFVSTGVEGAFATEEHPYAAHGPWLQILLTEEFVEQMLGDLQELNTREETKLPKEYSWPEKKLKISVLPDSVFDNPLQ